A stretch of Phoenix dactylifera cultivar Barhee BC4 chromosome 16, palm_55x_up_171113_PBpolish2nd_filt_p, whole genome shotgun sequence DNA encodes these proteins:
- the LOC103716162 gene encoding GDP-mannose 3,5-epimerase 2-like: MGSTGNEGTNYGAYTYENLEREPYWPSEKLRISITGAGGFIASHIARRLKSEGHYIIASDWKKNEHMSEDMFCHEFHLVDLRVMDNCLKVTCGVDHVFNLAADMGGMGFIQSNHSVIMYNNTMISFNMLEAARINGVKRFFYASSACIYPEFKQLETNVSLKESDAWPAEPQDAYGLEKLATEELCKHYTKDFGIECRVGRFHNIYGPFGTWKGGREKAPAAFCRKAITSTDKFEMWGDGKQTRSFTFIDECVEGVLRLTKSDFREPVNIGSDEMVSMNEMAEIVLSFGNKKLPIHHIPGPEGVRGRNSDNTLIKEKLGWAPTMKLKDGLRVTYFWIKEQIEKEKTKGVDLSVYGTSKVVGTQAPVQLGSLRAADGKE, from the exons ATGGGCAGCACTGGGAATGAAGGAACCAATTATGGAGCATACACTTATGAAAATTTGGAGAGGGAGCCATACTGGCCTTCAGAGAAGCTCCGCATTTCCATCACTGGTGCTGGTGGCTTCATTGCCTCCCACATTGCGAGGCGTTTGAAAAGTGAGGGCCACTATATCATTGCCTCTGACTGGAAGAAGAATGAACATATGAGTGAGGATATGTTCTGCCATGAGTTCCACCTTGTTGACCTCAGGGTCATGGACAATTGCCTGAAGGTCACATGCGGTGTGGACCATGTGTTCAATCTTGCAGCTGATATGGGAGGGATGGGATTTATCCAGTCCAATCATTCTGTAATTATGTACAATAACACGATGATCAGTTTTAACATGCTTGAAGCTGCAAGGATTAATGGCGTCAAAAG GTTCTTTTATGCCTCCAGTGCTTGCATCTACCCAGAATTTAAGCAGTTGGAGACGAATGTTAGTTTGAAGGAGTCTGATGCTTGGCCTGCAGAG CCTCAAGATGCTTATGGATTGGAGAAGCTTGCAACAGAGGAGTTGTGCAAGCACTACACCAAGGACTTTGGTATAGAGTGTCGCGTTGGGCGGTTTCACAATATATATGGTCCATTTGGAACATGGAAAG GTGGAAGGGAGAAAGCCCCTGCTGCTTTCTGTAGAAAGGCAATTACATCAACAGATAAGTTTGAGATGTGGGGTGATGGAAAGCAAACACGATCATTCACTTTTATCGATGAATGCGTGGAAGGTGTATTGAG ATTGACAAAGTCAGACTTCAGAGAGCCAGTGAATATTGGAAGTGATGAAATGGTGAGTATGAATGAGATGGCTGAAATTGTACTTAGCTTTGGGAACAAGAAGCTTCCCATCCATCATATTCCTGGTCCAGAGGGTGTCCGTGGCCGAAACTCTGACAACACACTGATTAAGGAGAAATTGGGCTGGGCCCCTACTATGAAATTGAAG GACGGGCTGAGGGTCACATACTTCTGGATCAAGGAGCAAAttgaaaaagagaaaacaaagGGTGTTGACTTGTCTGTGTATGGGACTTCAAAAGTGGTTGGAACTCAGGCGCCTGTCCAGTTGGGTTCGCTTCGTGCAGCAGATGGAAAAGAATGA
- the LOC120104038 gene encoding uncharacterized protein LOC120104038 — translation MMMPTLDTYCRLCHLTARSDVYSFGAWRQGLCFVIASLSQDHYRLAFMDDFEPSSHVADSTKSDNDNDEVAAMAKSLKKKAKEFKQQEAHENVNAESYIVNAENARSKKKLKSSKSN, via the exons atgatgatgccgacccttgatacatattgtagattgt GTCACTTGACAGCTAGGAGTGATGTCTACAGCTTCGGG GCATGGAGGCAGGGCTTATGCTTTGTGATTGCCAGCTTGTCCCAGGATCACTACAGATTGGCATTTATGGACGACTTT GAACCTTCTAGTCATGTGGCTGATTCTACTAAATCTGACAATGACAATGATGAGGTTGCAGCCATGGCAAAGTCCTTAAAG AAGAAGGCAAAGGAGTTTAAGCAGCAGGAAGCCCATGAAAATGTCAATGCTGAGTCATATATTGTCAATGCAGAAAATGCGCGTTCTAAAAAGAAGCTGAAATCTTCCAAGTCTAATTAA
- the LOC103716163 gene encoding uncharacterized protein LOC103716163 — MPFQMKIQPIGQKGAVRTDPAKPAGKSRLKRLFERQLPSVLRISSAEKLAGAGDDKDKERDDGDVVDPSSVCLDRMVLSFIEEGNEKPPRSRCNCFNGNYDDSSDDEFDVSAGDASATSGDAAEILKGLVPCASVAERNLLADASKIVEKNKTWRNKDDCRRIVTDDLQFLGYDASICKSRWEKTPSFPSGEYEYLDVIVAGGERLLVDVDFRSEFEIARSTKHYRAVLQSLPLVFVGKPDRLQQIIAVVSEAARQSLKKKGLSFPPWRKPEYMKAKWLSPYQRSTAAVKAQQEKGTDDGKAKAESDSKVPCSISAVNFSGEFELRFEEPGRSPVANSGVSPEEKITVVVSPWQPPEMKPETGKPGTKVVAGLASVL; from the exons ATGCCGTTTCAGATGAAGATCCAGCCGATCGGGCAGAAGGGAGCGGTGCGGACCGATCCGGCGAAGCCCGCCGGCAAGTCGCGGCTGAAGCGGCTCTTCGAGCGGCAGCTCCCGAGCGTGCTGCGGATCTCCTCCGCCGAGAAGCTCGCCGGCGCCGGCGACGACAAGGACAAAGAGAGGGACGATGGCGATGTGGTGGACCCTAGCTCGGTGTGCCTGGATAGAATGGTGCTGAGCTTCATCGAGGAGGGAAACGAGAAGCCGCCTCGGAGCCGCTGCAACTGCTTCAACGGAAACTACGACGACAGCTCCGACGACGAATTCGACGTGTCCGCGGGCGATGCCTCCGCCACCTCCGGCGACGCCGCGGAGATCCTTAAG GGCCTGGTGCCATGTGCGAGCGTCGCGGAGAGAAATCTCTTGGCGGACGCGTCAAAGATCGTGGAAAAGAACAAGACCTGGAGGAACAAAGACGATTGTCGGAGAATCGTCACCGACGACCTCCAATTCCTTGGCTACGACGCTTCCATCTGCAAGTCCCGGTGGGAGAAAACCCCTTCATTTCCGTCCG GAGAGTACGAATACTTGGACGTGATCGTCGCCGGCGGCGAGCGCCTCCTGGTGGACGTGGACTTCCGATCGGAGTTCGAGATCGCTCGGTCCACCAAGCACTACCGCGCCGTCCTTCAATCCCTGCCGTTGGTCTTCGTTGGCAAGCCCGACCGGCTTCAGCAAATCATCGCCGTCGTCTCCGAGGCGGCGAGGCAGAGCCTTAAGAAGAAAGGCCTCAGCTTTCCGCCCTGGAGGAAGCCGGAATACATGAAGGCCAAGTGGCTCTCCCCCTACCAGCGATCTACCGCCGCTGTCAAAGCCCAGCAGGAGAAAGGAACCGACGACGGGAAGGCGAAAGCGGAGAGCGATAGCAAAGTGCCCTGTTCCATCTCTGCCGTTAATTTTTCAGGTGAATTCGAGCTTCGTTTCGAAGAGCCCGGCCGTTCTCCGGTGGCTAATTCCGGCGTGTCGCCGGAGGAGAAGATCACCGTGGTGGTGTCGCCGTGGCAGCCGCCGGAGATGAAGCCAGAGACTGGGAAGCCGGGGACCAAGGTCGTCGCCGGCCTAGCTTCCGTCCTCTGA